ATGAGGTTCGAAAATTAGCCGCCTACACAACACATCCACTGTACGTTGACACCGAATCGtcctatttttgaaaaaaggaacaCAGCTAGCGTTGATCTCTATGCGACCCCACACAACGGCTCATTATGGTGATTCAAACATCTCTCCTCGTCCTTCTATTCTCAAGGGTTTTGAaaccttaattttttaatgtcatttaaatttttttaccaaaattaaattttttgtttcccaaataaattttttacggtGTATGAAATTGAGATAAGCGGTAGGAGAAAGTTCTCTGCCACACCCATGGTGTTAGGTGCTCACCCGGCCCTGGGCGGCTAAATCCGTATGCATTTAAAGCCTATAGACTACAGCGGAACAATTATTTTGGCTTAGGGCCTATCAAGAAGCGATTAAGAAACTTATGAGACGTTctactgtgaaaaaattagatcaaATCCCCAATACCGTgtaaaaaccagaaaaaaaaactgaagacactatttttatttttacgtGAAATTACATGCAGCAATGTTTATCGTAATTGATTCATACTTGAAGAACGTCTTGCCGTAGAGCTCTCAATCCCCGTCAACCCTGCGGCAATTTTGTACGCCGTGCGTTTTTCAAGACATAAAacaaagtttcgaaaatcagtgatcaaaaaaattgcaatcaaTGGATCCAACGCAGGATATACTCCGAGAAATGCTCCAATTTTGTTGACTTCAAGCCCTAAGTCCACACCAAAAAATGGTAACGCAATGAGGCTTCCCACTGGGATGAACATAGTTATACCAGGGAGTAGGGTCtgtaaaatttggatttttatttgTAATAATTCGAAATAACCATTAAAGTTACCTGAAGAGTAAGTGTGAAGAAAAGTTGCCGATGAAGTTCCTTAGTTTTCTGGCTCATTGTGAAGCTGAACTTTTTCATGTAGAAAAATGTGCGAAGACCACAGAACAATATGGCAAATACACAGCTCTGCATTATAACTACACAAAATAAAAAGCCAAACACTTGTTGTATATTCCAATGTTCCGGGATAGATTCAGTCGGAGATGactataaaaattaagtttttttttcgagaaaaaaaacagagtgTTTAACCTTGTATTTCATAGCCACAAATGCTACGTCAAAAGAATCCATATCGAAActttctcggaaaattttcctgaaaaaaaactttaaaattttagccTTCCACCTAAGAACAAACTGATAATGAAGTTGAGTTTCCGGTACAGGTTTCATAAAGAACCATGCTTGGATAAGACATAGAAATAGGAGCACAAAACACGGAGAGCTTGtgtagaaaattgattttccattgaaaatgtgcaatttttctggtttGCAAATTGCGATGTATCTGTAGAAGAACTGCAGAGCCAACACAGAAAGGCACAAGCCAAAGCAACCACTGGTAGTTGCTGGAATTTGATGCTCTTTATAGAATTGTAAAACTATAGACTTACCAATGAGTGGGAATCCGATATATTTGTCATGAGTAAACATGCCGCTCGAGACAATGCAGAAGGATCGTTCTTTGCAAACGAAGATCTGGAAAGTATAAGTATGTTGAGTATGGTAGAATAGCTGTTGCTTTCTTGCGCCCGGGTACCCGGGATATGTCAGATGCTAGATTTGTGTGCAGCGGAACCCTAAAGGTGTCGGAAGATGACATTGTCCTGCGATAGTACCCTAGGAAGATGAAAGGTGCTAGATTTGTGTGTGGTGAACTATCTTGTGCCAGCTACCGACACTAGCCGGGATCAAACATCagctttttgagtttttgtgtTGTTAGGTTTTGTGTTGGCcaaactcgaaaaaatgtcGGTCGCTATACTAGGCTCGGCAAAACTCGGAAAATGTCGAACACCATCCATTTGCATGGAGGAACCCAGCGTTAAGTGCGTGgtcgagttttcaaaaacccatAAAAAC
This is a stretch of genomic DNA from Caenorhabditis elegans chromosome V. It encodes these proteins:
- the str-125 gene encoding Serpentine receptor class r-10 (Partially confirmed by transcript evidence) → MEQTIQIIQFGGFFASQLTNGLLLYLLCRKTSKQFGRYRVLMISFSLSAMMYSVLDFLTLPIFVCKERSFCIVSSGMFTHDKYIGFPLIATTSGCFGLCLSVLALQFFYRYIAICKPEKLHIFNGKSIFYTSSPCFVLLFLCLIQAWFFMKPVPETQLHYQKIFRESFDMDSFDVAFVAMKYKSSPTESIPEHWNIQQVFGFLFCVVIMQSCVFAILFCGLRTFFYMKKFSFTMSQKTKELHRQLFFTLTLQTLLPGITMFIPVGSLIALPFFGVDLGLEVNKIGAFLGVYPALDPLIAIFLITDFRNFVLCLEKRTAYKIAAGLTGIESSTARRSSSMNQLR